The Colius striatus isolate bColStr4 chromosome 24, bColStr4.1.hap1, whole genome shotgun sequence genome includes a window with the following:
- the WASF2 gene encoding actin-binding protein WASF2 codes for MPLVTRNIEPRHLCRQTLPSVRSELECMTNITLANVIRQLGSLSKFAEDIFGELFTQANTFASRVSVLVERVDRLQVKVTQLDPKEEEVSLQGINTRKAFKSSTTQDQKLFDRDSLPVPVLETYRTCNTPPPLNILSPYRDDGKEALKFYTDPSYFFDLWKEKMLQDTKDIMKEKRKHRKEKKENPNRGNVNPRKIKTRKEEWEKLKMGQEFVESKDKHGPAGYPSNMVYQNGSIGSNESMEVNCYPPPPQTDSIVPPPPSFPDDSLPPPPVEFSYPADNQRGSGSGGTKRSSLVSPSHPPPAPPIGSPSAARPGFAPPPAPPPPPPVMGNIPPPPPPTGFPSPGTPPPPSPPSFPPHPEFAAPPPPPPPPAVEYSTVLPPPLPQPGSGDAPPPPPPPPPPGPPPLSSGLLDGPPPPPPPSDTSASKPKSSLPAVSDARSDLLSAIRQGFQLRKVEEQREQEKRDVVGNDVATILSRRIAVEYSDSEDDSSEFDEDEWSD; via the exons atGCCGTTAGTAACGAGGAACATTGAGCCAAGGCACCTGTGCCGTCAGACGTTGCCTAGCGTTCGAAGCGAGCTGGAATGCATGACCAACATCACCCTGGCAAATGTCATTCGACAGCTGGGCAGCCTGA GTAAATTTGCAGAAGACATATTTGGAGAGTTGTTTACCCAAGCCAACACCTTTGCCTCTCGAGTGAGCGTTCTAGTCGAGAGAGTTGACCGCTTGCAGGTCAAAGTCACTCAGCTGGATCCCAAAGAAGAGGAAG TCTCCCTGCAAGGCATTAACACCAGGAAGGCCTTCAAAAGCTCCACTACTCAGGACCAGAAGCTCTTCGACAGAGATTCTCTCCCCGTGCCTGTCCTTGAAACCTATAGGACCTGCAATACTCCTCCACCTCTCAACATTCTCTCGCCTTACAG GGATGATGGCAAAGAGGCACTTAAGTTCTACACAGATCCTTCATATTTCTTTGACCTTTGGAAAGAGAAGATGCTTCAGGACACCAAGGATATTATGAAAGAGAAGCGGAAACACAGG aaagagaaaaaggagaatcCGAACCGAGGAAACGTGAATCCGCGGAAAATCAAAACCCGGAAAGAAGAGTGGGAGAAGCTGAAAATGGGACAAGAATTTGTCGAGTCAAAGGACAAACATGGTCCTGCTGG GTACCCCTCCAACATGGTGTATCAGAACGGCAGCATCGGCTCCAACGAGAGCATGGAGGTGAACTGCtacccgccgccgccgcagaCTGACTCTATTGTGCCACCACCTCCTTCGTTCCCAGATGACAGCCTGCCTCCACCCCCGGTGGAATTTAG CTATCCTGCAGACAACCAGAGGGGTTCTGGTTCTGGAGGGACCAAGCGATCCAGCCTGGTCAGCCCAAGCCACCCGCCACCAGCTCCTCCGATCGGATCCCCCTCAGCAGCCAGGCCGGGCTTTGCCCCTCCTCCGGCGccacctcctcccccaccaGTGATGGGCAACATCCCCCCTCCACCACCCCCCACGGGCTTCCCATCCCCGGgaaccccccctcccccctcccccccttccttccctcctcaccCCGAGTTTGCTGCCCCCCCCCCACCGCCTCCCCCTCCAGCAGTGGAATACAGCACTGTGCTTCCCCCTCCGCTGCCACAGCCAGGCAGTGGGGATGCACCACCCCCCCCTCCGCCCCCACCTCCTCCTGGCCCACCCCCTCTGTCCTCTGGTCTCCTGGATGGGCCCCCTCCACCTCCCCCACCCTCAGACACCTCTGCCTCCAAGCCCAAGTCGTCCCTGCCTGCTGTTAGTGATGCCAGGAGTGATCTACTGTCAGCCATTCGCCAAG GCTTCCAGCTCCGTAAGgtggaggagcagagggagcaggagaAGCGGGACGTTGTGGGCAACGATGTGGCCACGATCCTGTCGCGCCGCATCGCTGTGGAGTACAGCGACTCCGAGGACGACTCGTCCGAGTTCGATGAGGACGAATGGTCGGATTAA
- the GPR3 gene encoding G-protein coupled receptor 3: MMEEGPPNASQGRHGWVAARNGSGSSLGLESVVQPLTLNPWDVVLCISGTIISCENAVVVVVIFYSPAFRAPAFLLIGSLATADLLAGVGLILHFAFVYLSPPEAVSLLTVGLLVTSFTASVGSLLTITIDRYLSLYNALTYYSERTVTRTHIMLILTWGASICYGLLPITGWNCLKEPSSCSIVKPLMKNHLIILSVSFFMVFAVMLQLYVQICRLVCRHAHQIAVQRHFLATSHYVTTRKGIATLAVILGTFASCWLPFAVYCLLGDYSYPTLYTYITLLPATYNSMLNPLIYAFRNQEIQKVLWAVCCGCFSCAVPFRSRSPSDV; this comes from the coding sequence ATGATGGAGGAAGGGCCCCCCAACGCCAGCCAAGGCCGACACGGTTGGGTCGCGGCCAGGAACGGCAGTGGCAGCTCCTTGGGCCTGGAGTCTGTGGTGCAACCCCTCACCTTGAACCCCTGGGATGTGGTGCTCTGCATCTCTGGGACCATCATCTCGTGTGAGAACGCCGTTGTGGTGGTGGTGATCTTCTACAGCCCGGCCTTCCGCgctcctgccttcctcctcaTCGGCAGCTTGGCCACAGCTGATCTCTTGGCTGGTGTGGGGCTGATCCTACACTTTGCCTTTGTGTACCTGAGCCCACCAGAGGCTGTCAGCCTGCTGACTGTGGGGCTCCTGGTCACCTCCTTCACAGCCAGCGTtggcagcttgctgaccatcaCCATTGACCGCTACCTGTCCCTCTACAACGCCCTCACCTACTACTCGGAGAGGACGGTCACCAGGACTCACATCATGTTGATCCTCACTTGGGGAGCCTCTATCTGCTACGGGCTGCTGCCCATCACTGGCTGGAACTGCCTGAAGGAACCTTCCTCTTGCAGCATCGTCAAACCCCTGATGAAAAACCACCTCATCATCCTCTCCGTCTCCTTCTTCATGGTCTTTGcagtgatgctgcagctctACGTGCAGATCTGCCGCCTCGTGTGCCGACACGCTCACCAGATCGCCGTCCAGAGACACTTCCTGGCCACTTCCCACTACGTCACCACCCGAAAGGGCATCGCCACCTTGGCCGTCATCCTGGGCACCTTCGCTTCCTGCTGGCTGCCCTTTGCCGTCTACTGTCTGCTGGGGGACTACAGCTACCCCACCCTTTACACCTACATCACCCTCCTCCCGGCCACCTACAACTCCATGCTCAACCCCCTCATTTACGCCTTCAGGAACCAGGAGATCCAGAAGGTGCTGTGGGCCGTGTGCTGCGGCTGCTTCTCCTGCGCCGTGCCCTTCCGCTCCCGCTCCCCCAGCGACGTCTGA